In one Pseudomonas sp. SG20056 genomic region, the following are encoded:
- a CDS encoding YceI family protein, with translation MLKKTLVALALGGALIGAGQAMAADYAIDKQGQHAFVNFKISHLGYSWLYGTFKDFDGSFSFDAAKPQDSKVNVTLNTTSVDTNHAERDKHIRSGDFLNVSKHPTATFASTSVKSTGEGTADITGDLTLNGVTKPVVIAAKFIGEGKDPWGGYRAGFEGSTKLKLKDFDIQKDLGPASQDVELIISVEGVRK, from the coding sequence ATGTTGAAGAAAACCCTCGTAGCCCTGGCACTTGGTGGCGCATTGATCGGCGCTGGTCAGGCGATGGCGGCTGATTACGCCATCGACAAGCAAGGCCAGCACGCCTTCGTCAATTTCAAGATCAGCCACCTGGGCTACAGCTGGTTGTACGGTACGTTCAAGGACTTCGACGGCAGCTTCAGCTTCGACGCCGCCAAACCGCAGGACAGCAAGGTCAATGTCACCCTGAACACCACCAGTGTCGACACCAACCACGCTGAGCGTGACAAGCACATCCGCAGCGGTGACTTCCTCAACGTCAGCAAGCACCCAACGGCGACTTTCGCCTCCACCTCGGTCAAATCCACCGGTGAAGGCACTGCCGACATTACTGGCGACCTGACCCTCAACGGCGTGACCAAGCCGGTGGTGATTGCCGCCAAGTTTATCGGCGAAGGCAAGGACCCATGGGGCGGCTACCGTGCCGGCTTCGAAGGCAGCACCAAGCTGAAGCTGAAAGACTTCGATATCCAGAAAGACCTCGGCCCGGCTTCTCAGGACGTTGAGCTGATCATCTCGGTTGAAGGCGTACGCAAGTAA
- a CDS encoding DEAD/DEAH box helicase — MSFASLGLSEALVRAVESAGYTQPTPVQQRAIPAALQGRDLMVAAQTGTGKTGGFALPILERLFPNGHPDREQRHGPKQPRVLVLTPTRELAAQVHDSFKLYARDLKFVSACIFGGVGMNPQVQALAKGVDVLVACPGRLLDLANQRAIDLSHVEILVLDEADRMLDMGFIHDVKKVLAKLPAKRQNLLFSATFSKDITDLAGKLLHNPERIEVTPPNTTVERIEQRVFRVQASHKRALLAHLITAGAWEQVLVFTRTKHGANRLAEYLDKHGLPAVAIHGNKSQNARTKALADFKAGKVRILVATDIAARGLDIDQLPHVVNFELPNIEEDYVHRIGRTGRAGRSGEAISLVAPDEEKLLKGIERMTKQKIGDGDLLGFDASTVEAERPEVREPQKPRQPRGAKPEGERHGGGRKDKGKDSGRDNNRSKPQGGRNQQPRNSSSGRAAAPAVPALPPDRAPDEFRDDEIDNFGNRADYVSPNQNKQQNRGRRPGAPASGPSASNGVGQGARPAKPPRSNGGGANAGGQGRRQGSGQGGQGRNGSGRARPPRDTRTTSLNRDELPRQEAAVKSPRDKQPVIVHKGSRLDRFPTPEQLDELASARPRGEKPALLTRNREES, encoded by the coding sequence ATGTCCTTTGCCTCCCTCGGTCTCTCCGAGGCTTTAGTCCGTGCGGTCGAATCCGCCGGCTACACCCAACCCACTCCGGTGCAACAGCGGGCCATCCCCGCCGCGTTGCAAGGCCGCGACCTGATGGTTGCAGCCCAGACGGGTACAGGTAAGACAGGCGGTTTTGCCCTGCCGATCCTTGAGCGACTGTTCCCCAACGGTCACCCGGATCGCGAACAGCGTCACGGCCCGAAACAACCGCGCGTCCTGGTATTGACCCCGACCCGCGAACTGGCCGCCCAGGTGCATGACAGCTTCAAGCTGTATGCCCGCGATTTGAAATTCGTCAGCGCCTGCATCTTTGGTGGCGTTGGTATGAACCCGCAGGTCCAGGCCCTGGCCAAAGGCGTCGACGTGCTGGTGGCGTGCCCCGGCCGCCTACTCGACCTGGCCAACCAGCGCGCCATCGACCTTTCGCACGTGGAAATCCTCGTCCTCGACGAAGCCGACCGCATGCTCGACATGGGCTTTATCCATGATGTGAAGAAGGTCCTCGCCAAGCTGCCGGCCAAGCGCCAGAACCTGCTGTTCTCGGCGACCTTCTCGAAAGACATCACTGATCTGGCCGGCAAGCTGCTGCACAACCCGGAGCGCATCGAGGTCACGCCGCCGAACACCACGGTCGAGCGCATCGAACAGCGTGTATTCCGCGTTCAGGCCAGCCACAAGCGCGCCCTGCTCGCTCACCTGATCACCGCTGGCGCCTGGGAACAGGTACTGGTGTTTACACGTACCAAACATGGCGCCAACCGCCTGGCTGAGTACCTGGATAAACACGGTCTGCCGGCTGTCGCGATCCACGGCAACAAGAGCCAGAACGCCCGCACCAAAGCCCTGGCTGACTTCAAGGCCGGCAAAGTACGCATTCTGGTAGCCACCGATATCGCCGCCCGCGGCCTGGATATCGATCAACTGCCGCACGTGGTCAACTTCGAGCTGCCAAATATCGAAGAAGATTACGTACACCGCATCGGCCGTACCGGCCGTGCCGGTCGTAGCGGTGAGGCGATCTCCCTCGTAGCACCGGATGAAGAGAAGCTGCTCAAGGGCATCGAGCGCATGACCAAGCAGAAGATCGGTGACGGTGATCTGCTCGGTTTTGATGCCAGCACCGTTGAAGCTGAGCGTCCGGAAGTACGCGAGCCGCAGAAGCCACGTCAACCACGCGGCGCCAAGCCGGAAGGCGAACGCCATGGCGGTGGCCGCAAGGACAAAGGCAAGGACAGCGGTCGCGACAACAACCGCAGCAAGCCACAAGGCGGTCGTAACCAACAGCCACGCAACTCGTCCTCAGGCCGCGCCGCCGCACCGGCCGTGCCCGCACTCCCTCCGGACCGCGCGCCGGACGAGTTCCGCGACGATGAAATCGATAATTTCGGCAACCGTGCCGATTATGTAAGCCCGAACCAGAACAAGCAGCAGAACCGTGGCCGTCGGCCAGGTGCGCCTGCTTCAGGCCCGAGCGCGAGCAATGGTGTAGGCCAGGGCGCTCGCCCTGCCAAACCGCCGCGTAGCAATGGCGGTGGTGCCAATGCTGGCGGTCAAGGCCGTCGTCAGGGCTCAGGTCAGGGCGGTCAAGGTCGCAATGGCTCCGGCCGTGCGCGCCCACCGCGCGACACCCGCACCACATCGCTGAACCGCGATGAGTTGCCACGCCAGGAAGCAGCGGTGAAAAGCCCGCGCGATAAGCAACCGGTGATTGTGCACAAGGGCTCGCGCCTGGACCGCTTCCCGACGCCGGAGCAGCTCGACGAATTGGCGAGCGCACGTCCGCGTGGCGAAAAGCCGGCCCTGCTGACACGCAACCGCGAAGAGTCATAG
- a CDS encoding chemotaxis protein CheB — MSEKTAARIAVIADTSLQRHVLQQALTGSGYQVVMNSDPARLDQETLNACETDLWLVDLAQSEDLPLVDSLMESASAPVLFGEGHAPERHSENYPRWERRLFGKLKKLVGDPSQAVGPSLEALLAEAQRPSRLDLPAALADTPLVAGEPARQVWLLAASLGGPAAVKAFLDALPGGLPVGFVYAQHIDASFESALPQAVGRHSQWHVNPARHGDAVRCGEVVVVPISHELGFSDDGQMQISERGWPEPYSPSIDQMMLNLAQHFGALSGVIAFSGMGSDGSAAAAYVRRQGSVIWTQRADSCASPSMPDSLREGGYSSFSGDPRELAEALVNHLAEQCR; from the coding sequence ATGAGTGAGAAAACTGCAGCCCGCATCGCGGTGATTGCCGATACCTCGCTGCAGCGCCATGTGCTGCAGCAGGCTTTGACCGGCAGCGGCTATCAGGTGGTGATGAACAGTGACCCGGCGCGTCTTGATCAGGAAACCCTGAACGCCTGCGAAACTGACCTGTGGTTGGTTGACCTCGCCCAGTCGGAAGACTTGCCGCTGGTCGACAGCCTGATGGAAAGCGCCTCGGCTCCGGTGCTGTTTGGTGAAGGTCACGCGCCCGAACGTCATTCGGAGAACTACCCGCGCTGGGAGCGTCGGCTGTTCGGCAAATTGAAGAAGTTGGTGGGCGACCCGTCGCAAGCCGTCGGCCCAAGTTTGGAAGCTTTGCTGGCTGAAGCGCAGCGTCCGTCGCGACTGGATCTGCCTGCCGCGCTGGCGGATACCCCGCTGGTAGCCGGCGAGCCGGCGCGGCAGGTGTGGTTGCTGGCGGCCTCCCTGGGCGGCCCGGCTGCTGTAAAAGCCTTTCTCGATGCTTTGCCGGGTGGTCTGCCGGTGGGGTTCGTGTATGCCCAGCATATCGATGCGAGTTTCGAGAGTGCGCTGCCGCAAGCGGTGGGGCGCCACAGCCAGTGGCATGTGAATCCGGCGCGGCATGGCGATGCGGTGCGTTGCGGTGAAGTGGTTGTGGTGCCGATCAGCCATGAGCTGGGTTTCAGTGATGACGGTCAGATGCAGATTTCCGAGCGGGGCTGGCCTGAACCCTACAGTCCTTCGATCGATCAGATGATGCTTAATCTGGCCCAGCATTTTGGTGCGCTGAGCGGTGTAATCGCCTTCAGTGGCATGGGCAGCGACGGCAGTGCCGCAGCCGCCTATGTGCGTCGCCAGGGCAGCGTGATCTGGACGCAGCGTGCGGACAGCTGCGCCAGCCCGAGTATGCCGGACAGCCTGCGTGAAGGCGGCTACAGCAGCTTCAGCGGTGATCCGCGTGAGCTGGCCGAAGCCCTGGTCAATCACCTGGCCGAGCAGTGCCGATAA
- a CDS encoding 16S rRNA (uracil(1498)-N(3))-methyltransferase: MRLSRFFIDAHLSLGQHELPEAQAHYIGRVLRHAVGDAVQLFDGSGQEYRGELIEVGKKSVRVELREAFAGQAESPLHIHLGQGLSRGERMDWAIQKATELGANEISLIVSERCEVRLKDERADKRIAHWRQVAISACEQCGRSVLPIIHPPISLNDWLGQVTAELKLVLHPVAEPWASHPQPQSLAFLIGPEGGLSDNEVSQAKTQGFHAARLGPRVLRTETAPVVALSVAQQLWGDF; the protein is encoded by the coding sequence ATGCGCCTTTCTCGTTTCTTTATCGATGCCCACCTCTCACTCGGCCAGCACGAGCTGCCCGAAGCCCAGGCCCACTATATCGGCCGCGTGCTACGCCATGCCGTGGGCGATGCCGTGCAATTGTTCGATGGCAGCGGCCAGGAATACCGGGGCGAACTGATCGAAGTGGGCAAGAAAAGCGTACGCGTCGAATTGCGCGAAGCCTTTGCCGGCCAGGCCGAATCACCGTTGCATATTCATCTGGGCCAGGGCCTGTCGCGCGGCGAACGAATGGATTGGGCGATTCAGAAAGCCACCGAGTTGGGCGCCAATGAAATCAGCCTGATCGTCAGCGAGCGCTGCGAAGTGCGCCTCAAGGATGAGCGCGCCGACAAGCGCATAGCGCATTGGAGGCAGGTGGCGATCAGCGCCTGCGAGCAATGCGGCCGCTCGGTGCTGCCGATCATTCATCCGCCCATCAGCCTGAACGACTGGCTGGGGCAGGTAACCGCCGAGTTGAAGCTGGTGCTGCACCCCGTCGCCGAGCCTTGGGCCAGCCATCCGCAGCCTCAGTCGCTGGCCTTTCTGATCGGCCCGGAAGGCGGCCTGAGTGACAACGAAGTGAGTCAGGCAAAAACCCAGGGCTTTCATGCTGCCCGCCTCGGCCCACGGGTGCTGCGCACAGAGACCGCGCCGGTGGTGGCGTTAAGCGTGGCGCAGCAGTTGTGGGGCGATTTCTAA
- a CDS encoding adenosylmethionine--8-amino-7-oxononanoate transaminase, producing MSLNDQWMQRDLNVLWHPCTQMKDHEQLPLVPIKRGEGVWLEDFDGKRYLDAVSSWWVNVFGHANPRINQRIKDQVDQLEHVILAGFSHQPVIELSERLVKMTPAGLDRVFYADNGSSCIEVALKMSFHYWLNVGKPAKKRFVTLSNSYHGETIAAMSVGDVALFTDTYKALLLDTIKVPSPDCYHRPEGMSWEEHSRNMFAAMEQTLAEHGHEVAAVIVEPLIQGAGGMRMYHPIYLKLLREACDRYGVHLIHDEIAVGFGRTGTMFACEQAGIRPDFLCLSKALTGGYLPLAACLTTNEVYQAFYDDYSTLRAFLHSHSYTGNPLACAAALATLDIFEQDNVIEANKALAARMASATAHLADHPHVAEVRQTGMALAIEMVQDKASKTAYPWQERRGLKVFQHALERGALLRPLGSVVYFLPPYVITPEQIDFLAEVASEGIDIATRTSVSVAQGNANYPGFRDPG from the coding sequence ATGAGCCTGAATGACCAGTGGATGCAGCGTGACCTGAACGTGCTCTGGCACCCCTGCACGCAAATGAAGGACCACGAACAGCTGCCGCTTGTACCGATCAAGCGCGGCGAAGGCGTCTGGCTCGAGGACTTCGACGGCAAACGCTACCTCGATGCAGTCAGCTCCTGGTGGGTGAATGTCTTCGGCCACGCCAACCCGCGGATCAATCAACGCATCAAGGATCAGGTTGATCAGCTGGAGCACGTTATTCTCGCCGGCTTCAGCCATCAACCGGTGATTGAGCTGTCCGAGCGCCTGGTCAAGATGACCCCTGCGGGTCTGGACCGAGTGTTCTATGCCGACAATGGCTCGTCCTGCATCGAAGTCGCGTTGAAGATGAGCTTTCACTACTGGCTCAACGTCGGCAAACCCGCGAAGAAGCGCTTCGTCACCCTCTCCAACAGCTACCACGGCGAAACCATTGCGGCGATGTCAGTAGGCGATGTGGCGCTGTTTACCGACACCTACAAGGCACTGCTGCTCGACACCATCAAGGTGCCCAGCCCGGATTGCTACCACCGCCCCGAGGGTATGAGCTGGGAAGAACATTCGCGCAATATGTTCGCCGCTATGGAGCAGACCCTGGCCGAGCATGGCCATGAGGTCGCGGCGGTAATCGTCGAGCCGCTGATCCAGGGTGCGGGTGGCATGCGCATGTACCACCCGATCTACCTCAAGCTGCTACGCGAAGCCTGCGACCGCTACGGCGTACACCTGATCCATGACGAAATTGCCGTCGGTTTCGGCCGCACCGGGACGATGTTCGCCTGCGAACAGGCCGGCATTCGCCCGGACTTCCTCTGCTTATCGAAAGCGCTGACTGGCGGCTATCTGCCGCTGGCCGCCTGCCTGACCACCAACGAGGTGTACCAGGCGTTCTATGACGACTACTCGACCCTGCGCGCTTTCCTCCACTCGCACAGCTACACCGGCAACCCGCTGGCCTGCGCGGCGGCCCTGGCGACCCTGGACATCTTCGAACAGGACAATGTGATCGAGGCCAACAAGGCCCTGGCCGCGCGTATGGCCAGCGCCACCGCACACTTGGCCGACCACCCGCATGTCGCCGAAGTGCGCCAAACCGGCATGGCTCTGGCCATCGAGATGGTGCAGGACAAAGCCAGCAAGACCGCCTACCCCTGGCAGGAGCGGCGCGGCCTCAAGGTGTTCCAGCATGCTCTGGAGCGCGGTGCACTGCTGCGGCCACTGGGCAGCGTGGTGTATTTCCTGCCGCCTTACGTGATCACTCCTGAGCAGATCGACTTTCTCGCCGAGGTGGCCAGTGAAGGTATCGACATCGCCACCCGCACCTCGGTCAGCGTGGCGCAAGGCAATGCCAACTACCCTGGCTTTCGCGATCCGGGCTAA
- a CDS encoding chemotaxis protein CheW, which translates to MSQAVATQNSANSLTGLLMPLTDRTLLLPNVAVAELIPYRAPQVSEGMPSWFLGQIAWRDLRLPLLSFEAASDGQVSVSPGSRVAVINALGGRPNVKFIAVLVQGIPRSIKVGAELVRADVTLSPLELDAVQFGDAVLKIPDLIGLEQKLADAGLI; encoded by the coding sequence ATGAGCCAAGCCGTCGCCACGCAGAACAGCGCCAACAGCCTTACCGGTCTGTTGATGCCGTTGACTGACCGTACTCTGCTGCTGCCCAACGTGGCGGTTGCCGAGCTGATCCCTTATCGCGCGCCGCAGGTCAGTGAAGGCATGCCCAGCTGGTTCCTCGGGCAGATTGCCTGGCGTGATCTGCGCCTGCCGCTGCTGTCGTTCGAAGCGGCATCGGATGGCCAGGTCAGTGTCAGCCCTGGCTCGCGGGTAGCAGTGATCAACGCCCTCGGTGGCCGGCCGAACGTCAAGTTTATTGCTGTGCTGGTGCAGGGCATCCCGCGTTCGATCAAGGTCGGCGCTGAGCTGGTGCGCGCAGATGTCACCTTGTCGCCGCTGGAGCTGGATGCGGTGCAGTTTGGCGACGCCGTACTGAAGATCCCGGATTTGATCGGTCTGGAGCAAAAGCTGGCGGATGCCGGATTGATCTGA
- a CDS encoding cytochrome b, giving the protein MQWRNSSSHYGLVSILMHWLVAVAVFGLFGLGYWMVGLDYYSSWRQTAPDLHKSIGLVLFAVMLGRVLWRWFSPPPASLPNHGRMTRLASKLGHSFLYLGLFVLMISGYLISTADGRGIPVFGLFEVPASLTSIPDQEDVAGLVHEYLAWALVIFAGVHALAALKHHFIDRDRTLTRMFGR; this is encoded by the coding sequence ATGCAATGGCGTAATAGTTCTTCTCACTACGGCCTGGTCAGCATCCTGATGCACTGGTTGGTGGCGGTGGCCGTGTTTGGCCTGTTTGGCCTGGGTTACTGGATGGTCGGTCTGGATTACTACAGCAGCTGGCGCCAGACCGCACCGGATCTGCACAAGAGCATCGGCCTGGTGCTGTTTGCGGTGATGCTCGGGCGGGTGCTGTGGCGCTGGTTCAGTCCGCCGCCGGCGAGCCTGCCTAATCATGGACGCATGACTCGTCTGGCCAGCAAACTGGGCCACAGCTTTCTCTACCTGGGGCTGTTTGTGCTGATGATTTCTGGCTACCTGATTTCTACAGCTGATGGTCGCGGTATCCCGGTATTCGGCTTGTTTGAAGTGCCGGCCAGCCTGACCAGCATTCCGGATCAGGAAGATGTCGCCGGGCTGGTGCATGAATACCTGGCGTGGGCGCTGGTGATCTTTGCTGGCGTTCATGCTCTGGCTGCGTTGAAACACCACTTTATTGATCGCGACCGTACGCTTACGCGGATGTTCGGTCGCTAG